A single window of Anaerocolumna chitinilytica DNA harbors:
- a CDS encoding ABC transporter permease — translation MKTFITVLKNNYLRTRPRIILLVVMTAIALSSTMLAVYLSGVPHVKGRVVLITKDEKTVLGEQSKYLKFSVAQKEPPYSALVEQKYDAYVTLKTDGNYTIKTLKNQKYEEMLLYLLTHPKAKPPKIGYERGIGANIIGFMMMFLMMLSFSNLFVFADDKEQGQIKKVFAAPASFWGYLLAHVTYCLSLLFPEYILLVILKLSGRNIGFSLSEYAGLIVVIGFFGVSLAMLLYVMIQKSDNATMLGNSIMVLATTLSGSFYSFSKNNDILDHIIKVLPQKAIMDFIEYLEQGKGVAYCGYIIYVILFSAVLFAISCIKLQKMYIKRV, via the coding sequence ATGAAGACATTTATCACGGTACTAAAAAATAATTATCTGCGTACCCGTCCACGGATAATACTGCTTGTTGTTATGACGGCAATTGCCCTTTCTTCTACTATGCTGGCTGTTTATCTCTCGGGAGTACCCCATGTAAAGGGAAGGGTGGTGCTTATAACAAAAGATGAAAAGACAGTTTTAGGAGAACAATCTAAATATCTCAAATTTAGCGTTGCTCAAAAGGAACCTCCTTATTCCGCACTTGTGGAGCAGAAATATGATGCCTATGTAACCCTTAAAACCGATGGAAATTATACGATTAAAACTCTTAAAAATCAAAAGTACGAAGAAATGCTTTTATATCTGCTGACACATCCAAAGGCAAAACCGCCGAAGATAGGCTATGAAAGGGGGATAGGAGCTAATATTATTGGATTTATGATGATGTTTTTAATGATGCTTTCCTTTTCCAACCTGTTTGTCTTTGCAGATGATAAAGAACAGGGACAGATTAAAAAGGTCTTTGCAGCACCGGCGTCTTTCTGGGGTTATCTATTGGCTCATGTGACCTATTGCCTTTCTTTGCTGTTTCCGGAATATATTTTACTGGTAATTCTAAAATTAAGCGGCAGGAATATCGGGTTCTCACTCTCAGAATATGCAGGGCTTATCGTTGTTATCGGATTCTTTGGAGTCTCTCTGGCAATGCTCTTATATGTAATGATACAAAAATCAGATAATGCTACTATGCTTGGAAATTCTATCATGGTACTGGCAACTACCTTGTCCGGCAGCTTTTACAGCTTTAGTAAGAATAATGATATACTGGACCATATAATAAAAGTACTGCCTCAAAAAGCAATAATGGACTTTATAGAGTATCTGGAGCAGGGGAAAGGTGTAGCGTATTGCGGCTATATTATCTATGTTATCCTTTTTTCAGCAGTGCTTTTTGCAATATCCTGTATAAAACTTCAGAAAATGTATATCAAACGGGTCTGA
- a CDS encoding ABC transporter permease, translating into MRRFFTIFKLDFANLFKNPVLVNANTCFSALLIVILGFLGSGNYANSKTSYQYYLISMLVFGILNGAMTASNCFMERDIKKANLRIIYSPVGSFPIYFSKILASFLFDYLLHILVIALLCPLLHVSIGVHPAYFILLMAPMEFAAAALGIFFCCIFHSEEATSTLLSTTVSLLCVLGGTFFSLEGLGRTVAFLSRLSPVKWVNEAFFTLACDNDRHYLLPMFSAAILLSVLLVAGCSLTFKTEDYL; encoded by the coding sequence ATGAGACGCTTTTTCACTATTTTTAAACTGGATTTTGCTAATTTGTTTAAAAACCCGGTACTAGTAAATGCAAATACTTGTTTTTCAGCCCTATTAATAGTAATCTTAGGCTTTCTTGGCAGTGGAAATTATGCAAACAGCAAAACCTCTTACCAGTATTACTTGATTTCCATGCTCGTTTTCGGGATATTAAACGGAGCAATGACAGCTTCCAACTGCTTTATGGAGAGAGATATTAAGAAAGCAAATCTGAGAATTATTTATTCTCCTGTCGGAAGCTTTCCTATTTATTTTTCCAAGATCTTAGCTTCATTCCTATTTGATTATCTGCTTCATATTCTGGTCATTGCCCTTTTGTGCCCGCTGCTCCACGTAAGTATCGGGGTTCATCCGGCGTATTTTATACTGTTGATGGCGCCAATGGAGTTTGCTGCTGCGGCTCTTGGAATCTTTTTTTGCTGTATATTTCACAGTGAGGAGGCCACCAGCACTTTACTTAGTACAACAGTCAGCCTTTTATGTGTGTTAGGCGGAACCTTCTTTTCTCTGGAGGGGCTGGGGCGTACCGTAGCATTCCTGTCGAGATTATCACCAGTGAAATGGGTGAATGAAGCCTTTTTTACACTTGCCTGTGATAACGATAGACATTATCTGTTACCAATGTTTAGCGCTGCTATCCTCCTTTCAGTATTGCTGGTTGCAGGCTGCAGTCTGACCTTTAAAACGGAGGATTACCTATGA
- a CDS encoding ABC transporter ATP-binding protein, translated as MEVMLKCSKLSKSYKEKVVLKGIDFEVYKGEILCILGPNGAGKSTTINILTASLSSNGGEISFKGRQIKRRRKDLTDYKQVLGIVPQDIALYEELSAERNLRFFASLYGLQGETLNTAVEEALAFAGLTDRRKDKVKTFSGGMKRRLNIACAIAHKPELVIMDEPTVGIDPQSRNHILDSIRRLQENGMTVIYTTHYMEEVEAISTRIIIMDYGAIIAEGTKEDLKESIGNDKRYTIELEERKKIQAEDLFSIEGVKNVKIEENILELSSLKGIENLDRIIALLSDQGEKIKNITSEATSLETVFLKLTGRKLRD; from the coding sequence ATGGAAGTAATGTTAAAGTGCAGTAAGCTGTCCAAAAGCTATAAAGAGAAGGTTGTTCTAAAGGGAATTGATTTTGAGGTGTATAAGGGTGAGATACTCTGCATTCTGGGTCCAAACGGAGCAGGTAAAAGTACCACTATAAATATATTGACAGCTTCTCTTAGCAGTAACGGCGGAGAAATTTCCTTTAAAGGGAGACAGATAAAACGCAGGAGGAAGGACTTAACAGATTATAAACAGGTATTAGGGATTGTTCCCCAGGACATTGCTCTTTATGAAGAGCTGAGTGCAGAGCGCAATTTAAGATTTTTTGCTTCTCTCTATGGCCTTCAGGGTGAAACTTTGAATACCGCGGTAGAAGAGGCGCTGGCATTTGCAGGGCTTACTGACAGGAGAAAGGATAAGGTCAAAACCTTCTCAGGAGGTATGAAGAGGCGCCTTAACATAGCCTGCGCTATCGCTCATAAACCGGAACTGGTAATAATGGATGAACCCACGGTAGGAATAGACCCTCAAAGCCGCAACCACATTCTTGACTCTATCAGAAGGCTGCAGGAAAACGGGATGACAGTAATTTATACTACCCATTACATGGAGGAGGTAGAAGCAATCTCCACCCGCATAATTATTATGGATTACGGCGCAATTATCGCGGAAGGTACGAAGGAAGACCTAAAGGAGAGCATCGGAAATGATAAACGCTATACCATAGAACTGGAGGAGAGAAAGAAAATACAGGCGGAAGACCTATTCTCCATTGAAGGTGTGAAAAACGTGAAAATAGAAGAAAACATACTGGAGCTTTCTTCCCTAAAAGGAATAGAAAACCTTGACCGCATAATCGCCTTGCTTAGCGACCAAGGGGAAAAAATAAAGAACATTACCAGCGAAGCCACAAGTCTTGAGACGGTATTTCTAAAGCTTACCGGCCGAAAGCTAAGGGATTAG
- a CDS encoding 2-oxo acid dehydrogenase subunit E2 has protein sequence MKAEKTTYFNIRKKVIASVTQEGWKDIPHVSYVYEADVTKFYEEFKQLANISFNTILLRVIVEGIKSAPQMNAEIRYNTFLLSGRITIKEKININMPVLLPSGEMITVNLRDIGTKPLAAMEKQIAEMMEQVRTSDMERSLLRVGLKDSLRNLRKGKIRKVIGRSLGAVLYSDNSQRSKGVILNREMLDQGTITVSNLGAAIKGTQGRIGLLDVIPPQVCVIGIGVLQEKPGVYQMKDKKSAIGIRKILPITIAFDHRALDFGEVAPFINRLEEIFQNPKSMRTW, from the coding sequence ATGAAGGCAGAGAAAACAACCTATTTTAATATCAGAAAGAAAGTAATAGCCAGTGTAACACAGGAGGGGTGGAAGGATATTCCTCATGTGTCATATGTCTATGAAGCGGATGTTACAAAGTTCTATGAAGAATTTAAACAACTGGCAAACATATCTTTTAATACAATTCTGCTGAGGGTTATCGTGGAAGGAATCAAGTCGGCACCTCAGATGAATGCTGAAATACGTTATAATACCTTTCTTTTGTCAGGGCGGATTACCATAAAAGAAAAGATTAATATCAATATGCCGGTGCTGCTCCCAAGCGGAGAGATGATAACGGTTAATCTGCGCGACATAGGAACCAAACCCCTTGCAGCCATGGAGAAGCAGATAGCAGAGATGATGGAGCAGGTCAGAACATCGGATATGGAGCGTTCTCTATTAAGAGTCGGACTAAAGGACAGTTTAAGGAATCTGCGAAAGGGTAAGATAAGAAAAGTTATCGGTCGCAGTCTTGGGGCAGTTCTTTACAGTGATAACAGCCAAAGAAGTAAGGGAGTTATACTTAACAGGGAAATGCTAGATCAGGGGACCATAACGGTATCAAATCTTGGGGCGGCAATTAAGGGAACCCAGGGGAGAATTGGACTCCTGGATGTTATTCCGCCACAGGTTTGCGTCATCGGAATAGGAGTGCTCCAGGAGAAACCGGGAGTTTATCAGATGAAGGATAAGAAGTCCGCTATCGGTATCCGAAAGATACTTCCCATTACGATAGCCTTCGATCATCGTGCCTTGGACTTCGGAGAAGTGGCACCCTTTATAAACCGCTTGGAAGAAATTTTTCAGAATCCAAAGAGTATGCGTACCTGGTAA
- a CDS encoding AraC family transcriptional regulator codes for MDWIEKLNKSIRYIEDNLDKEISYEKLAGFADCSVYNYQRMFSYLADKPLAEYIRNRRLTVAAFDLLNGRDRIIDIGLKYGYESQDAFSRAFKNFHGVSPSRVRNETVQLRSCPKLSFQITIKGEHHMNYQIEQWPAFRVMGISYRVKTEKAFEVIPGIWEAAWKNGVMDSFMTNYPDYRPAGFLGIAEGGRWGNAEEMRYILAVTNWVDGEECTPISPPEGMEEISYPAATWAVFEANGELPEAVQRVYKQFYTEWLPNSGYALADLPVIECYLQENRQEVWIAVENK; via the coding sequence GTGGATTGGATTGAGAAATTGAATAAGTCTATAAGATATATTGAGGATAATCTGGACAAGGAAATATCTTATGAGAAATTAGCCGGTTTTGCAGATTGTTCCGTCTACAATTATCAGCGGATGTTTTCCTATCTTGCAGACAAGCCGTTGGCTGAATATATCAGGAACAGACGCCTTACCGTGGCTGCTTTTGATCTGTTAAACGGCAGGGACAGGATTATCGATATTGGCTTAAAGTACGGCTATGAATCCCAGGATGCATTTTCCAGGGCGTTTAAGAATTTTCATGGAGTATCGCCGTCCAGAGTCAGGAATGAAACCGTACAACTGCGGTCCTGTCCAAAGCTCTCCTTTCAAATCACGATAAAGGGAGAACATCATATGAATTATCAAATTGAACAATGGCCTGCTTTTCGGGTGATGGGAATATCGTACCGAGTAAAAACCGAGAAAGCTTTTGAGGTTATTCCTGGGATATGGGAAGCTGCCTGGAAGAATGGTGTAATGGATTCATTTATGACAAACTATCCGGATTATAGACCGGCGGGGTTTCTTGGTATTGCAGAGGGAGGCAGATGGGGTAATGCAGAAGAGATGAGGTATATCCTTGCAGTCACGAATTGGGTAGATGGGGAAGAGTGTACACCTATTTCACCTCCGGAAGGAATGGAAGAAATCTCGTATCCCGCAGCTACCTGGGCAGTATTTGAAGCAAATGGGGAGTTACCGGAGGCAGTACAGCGAGTCTACAAGCAATTCTACACGGAATGGCTCCCCAATTCCGGTTATGCACTGGCTGACCTTCCTGTAATCGAATGCTATTTACAGGAGAACCGCCAGGAGGTATGGATAGCTGTGGAAAATAAATAG
- a CDS encoding dihydrofolate reductase family protein — MRKVVLYIATSLDGYIATKEDSLEWLFSTEGEGDNGYSEFIEHVDTVIMGRRTYDWILNAEGDNFPYKDKECFVFSERKQGKDEYVRFFNGDITEFIKNLRQKEGKDIWVVGGGELLQHFIANRLIDEWFITIAPTIIGDGIPLFKKNDFETRLRLLGVRRVNQFAELHYETI; from the coding sequence ATGAGGAAAGTAGTGTTATACATTGCAACAAGTCTGGATGGGTATATCGCAACGAAAGAAGACTCATTGGAGTGGTTATTTTCTACGGAAGGCGAAGGAGACAACGGGTATTCAGAGTTTATCGAACATGTTGATACTGTTATTATGGGCAGAAGAACTTATGACTGGATTCTGAATGCAGAGGGGGATAATTTCCCTTATAAGGATAAGGAATGCTTTGTTTTTTCCGAAAGGAAACAGGGTAAGGATGAGTATGTCCGTTTTTTTAATGGGGATATTACCGAGTTCATTAAGAATCTAAGGCAGAAAGAGGGGAAGGATATCTGGGTAGTTGGCGGAGGTGAGCTGCTACAGCACTTTATAGCAAATCGGTTGATAGATGAATGGTTTATTACGATAGCTCCGACAATTATAGGAGATGGAATACCTCTGTTTAAGAAGAATGATTTTGAAACAAGGTTAAGATTATTAGGTGTAAGAAGAGTTAACCAATTTGCAGAGCTGCACTACGAGACAATATAA
- a CDS encoding GNAT family N-acetyltransferase: protein MEEKLLFRKGTKEDRDEICELIFNGVREMVANGIYQWDEIYPNREDVEQDIEKDELSVGLSDGDIAVTFVINKDCDEQYDGGKWVLDTENYKVIHRLCVHPKFQNRGFGKQTLVHIENNLREQGVSSIRLDAFTQNPYALKMYQSIGYHIAGEVNFRKGRFYLMEKVITV, encoded by the coding sequence ATGGAAGAAAAGTTGCTGTTTCGTAAAGGAACAAAAGAAGATAGAGATGAGATTTGTGAGCTTATTTTTAACGGAGTGAGAGAAATGGTAGCAAACGGAATCTATCAATGGGATGAAATATATCCGAACCGAGAAGATGTGGAACAGGATATTGAAAAGGACGAGCTTTCTGTAGGATTATCAGATGGTGATATAGCTGTTACTTTCGTAATTAATAAGGATTGCGACGAGCAGTATGACGGGGGAAAGTGGGTGCTTGATACGGAGAATTACAAAGTAATTCACAGGCTTTGTGTGCATCCTAAGTTTCAGAATAGAGGATTTGGAAAACAGACTTTGGTGCACATTGAGAATAACTTAAGGGAGCAGGGGGTATCTTCTATAAGACTGGATGCATTTACCCAGAATCCTTATGCATTAAAGATGTATCAATCAATAGGTTATCATATCGCAGGAGAGGTTAACTTCCGTAAGGGCAGGTTTTACCTGATGGAAAAAGTGATTACTGTATAA
- a CDS encoding carbohydrate-binding family 9-like protein gives MNYEVHRITSLEQLEECEKFCIDHYQWADGEKPEAYGRMGLLEGYGLIISMTAVERNPLRTFTKENDPVYEDSAMEAFLSFSAGGSDQTYLNFEMNANGAMLSQFGTAKAREFISYDKEQKAICEAGIKEDSWSILLKIPMGLIVRFFGGGPLQSGDSFTCNFYKVCQTPGQEHYGSFAPIISEKPNFHLPEFFQRAVII, from the coding sequence ATGAATTATGAAGTGCATAGAATAACTAGTTTGGAACAGTTGGAGGAATGCGAGAAGTTCTGCATTGATCATTATCAGTGGGCAGATGGAGAGAAGCCGGAAGCTTATGGAAGAATGGGACTGTTAGAGGGTTATGGTTTGATTATTTCCATGACTGCGGTAGAGAGGAATCCTTTAAGAACCTTTACCAAGGAGAACGACCCTGTTTATGAGGATAGTGCCATGGAAGCATTTTTAAGCTTTTCAGCGGGAGGGTCAGATCAAACTTATCTAAATTTTGAGATGAATGCAAACGGTGCAATGTTAAGCCAGTTTGGTACTGCAAAAGCACGGGAGTTCATTTCCTATGACAAGGAACAGAAAGCGATATGTGAAGCTGGCATCAAGGAAGATTCCTGGAGCATCCTTCTAAAGATTCCTATGGGACTGATTGTACGGTTCTTTGGTGGCGGCCCCCTGCAATCCGGGGACAGTTTTACCTGCAATTTTTATAAGGTATGCCAGACACCAGGTCAGGAGCATTACGGAAGCTTTGCTCCTATTATCAGCGAAAAACCAAATTTTCATCTGCCGGAATTTTTTCAAAGGGCAGTGATTATATAA
- the galE gene encoding UDP-glucose 4-epimerase GalE, whose protein sequence is MAILVTGGAGYIGSHTCVELLNAGYEVVVVDNLCNSSEEALRRVKEITGKNIKFYKTDLLWERELREIFQTEKIDAVIHFAGLKAVGESVQKPLEYYHNNITGTLVLLGVMREFGVKNIVFSSSATVYGKPETVPIKEDFPLSTTNPYGSTKLMLENILRDLHHADSSWNIILLRYFNPIGAHKSGLIGEDPQGIPNNLVPYITQTAVGKHEAVGVFGNDYDTPDGSGVRDYIHVADLADGHVKAVEKLAQQPGLCTYNLGTGTGYSVFDMIKAFSRVCGKDIPYVLKPRRPGDIAVCYADVTLAREELGWSAKRGLDEMCEDAWRWQQNNPNGYK, encoded by the coding sequence ATGGCAATATTGGTGACCGGCGGTGCCGGATATATCGGAAGTCATACCTGCGTGGAATTGTTAAATGCCGGCTATGAAGTAGTCGTAGTTGATAATCTGTGCAATTCCAGTGAAGAGGCTTTAAGAAGAGTAAAAGAAATTACCGGAAAGAACATAAAATTTTACAAAACAGATCTGTTATGGGAGAGGGAATTAAGAGAAATCTTTCAGACAGAGAAGATAGATGCGGTTATTCATTTTGCCGGGTTAAAGGCGGTAGGCGAATCCGTACAAAAGCCGTTGGAATATTATCATAACAATATCACCGGAACGCTGGTACTGCTTGGTGTGATGAGAGAATTCGGAGTAAAGAACATCGTTTTTAGTTCTTCCGCTACGGTTTATGGTAAACCGGAAACCGTCCCTATAAAGGAGGATTTCCCCCTGTCAACCACTAACCCTTATGGAAGTACGAAATTAATGCTGGAAAACATCCTGAGAGACTTGCATCATGCAGATTCCTCCTGGAATATTATATTGCTTCGCTATTTTAATCCAATAGGTGCCCATAAAAGCGGCTTAATTGGGGAAGACCCTCAGGGAATTCCTAATAATCTGGTTCCCTATATTACCCAGACGGCAGTAGGAAAGCATGAAGCTGTCGGTGTATTTGGAAATGATTATGATACCCCTGACGGAAGCGGAGTCAGAGACTATATACATGTTGCTGACTTGGCAGACGGACATGTAAAGGCAGTTGAGAAGCTGGCGCAGCAGCCCGGTTTATGTACCTATAATCTTGGCACCGGCACCGGTTACAGTGTTTTTGATATGATAAAAGCTTTCTCCCGTGTATGCGGTAAAGACATTCCCTATGTATTAAAACCCCGCCGGCCAGGAGATATAGCAGTCTGCTATGCAGATGTTACTCTGGCAAGGGAAGAACTTGGGTGGAGTGCTAAAAGAGGACTGGATGAGATGTGCGAAGATGCTTGGCGCTGGCAACAGAATAATCCAAATGGCTACAAATAA
- a CDS encoding phosphotransferase enzyme family protein, which produces MTREEYCSRIQEAIQAIGFQGEFLDYSRYGSGHINDTFLIRFKESDGHIEKYILQRMNHEIFKKPEELMKNICNVTSFLRDKIEKNSGDVKRETMNVVYTKDGSPYFRDSIGSYWRAYLFIGDAVSFDRVENVKDFYESAVSFGHFQNLLADYDAGSLYETIPDFHNTPVRFETFKTAVAADLLGRAAEVQTEIHFLLERAEEMKVCMDLLKAGELPLRVTHNDTKLNNILIDNSTGKGICVIDLDTVMPGLSIFDYGDSIRFGANTAAEDETDLSKVSLDLNLFEIYTKGFLEGCNGSLTEKEVEMLPMGAKLMTLECGMRFLTDYLQGDTYFRIHREGHNLDRCRTQLKLVEDMEQKWNEMSRITGKYR; this is translated from the coding sequence ATGACAAGGGAAGAATATTGCTCCAGAATACAGGAAGCTATTCAGGCAATCGGGTTCCAGGGAGAATTTCTGGATTACAGCCGTTATGGCAGCGGACACATTAATGATACCTTTTTAATTCGTTTTAAAGAATCGGACGGACACATTGAAAAGTATATCCTTCAGAGGATGAATCATGAAATATTTAAAAAACCGGAGGAATTAATGAAAAACATCTGTAACGTAACCTCCTTTCTTCGGGATAAAATAGAAAAAAATTCAGGGGATGTCAAAAGAGAAACCATGAATGTGGTTTATACAAAAGACGGCAGCCCTTATTTTAGAGATAGTATTGGTTCCTATTGGAGAGCATACCTCTTTATCGGGGATGCCGTCTCCTTTGACAGAGTGGAGAATGTGAAGGACTTCTATGAAAGTGCCGTATCCTTCGGGCATTTTCAGAACCTTTTGGCAGACTATGATGCCGGCAGCCTATATGAGACAATACCGGATTTTCACAATACTCCGGTCCGCTTTGAAACATTTAAGACAGCGGTTGCTGCAGACCTCCTCGGACGAGCGGCAGAAGTACAAACTGAAATACACTTCCTGCTTGAGCGGGCAGAAGAAATGAAAGTGTGTATGGACCTGCTGAAAGCAGGAGAACTGCCCCTCCGGGTTACTCATAATGACACTAAGCTGAATAATATATTAATTGATAACAGTACCGGAAAGGGTATCTGCGTCATTGATCTGGATACTGTCATGCCCGGGTTATCTATCTTTGACTATGGGGATTCCATCCGTTTCGGGGCAAATACTGCTGCCGAGGATGAGACAGATTTATCAAAAGTCTCTCTGGACCTGAATCTATTTGAGATTTACACCAAGGGGTTCTTAGAAGGCTGTAACGGCAGCCTAACTGAAAAAGAAGTAGAAATGCTGCCAATGGGAGCCAAGCTAATGACCTTGGAGTGCGGTATGCGTTTTCTGACAGATTACCTTCAGGGGGATACTTATTTTCGAATTCACCGGGAAGGACATAATCTGGACCGCTGCAGAACGCAGCTTAAACTAGTTGAAGATATGGAACAGAAATGGAATGAAATGAGCAGGATTACGGGTAAATATCGTTAG
- a CDS encoding nucleotidyltransferase family protein has product MMIKPVLVIMAAGMGSRYGGLKQIDPIDSQGNLIIDFSIYDAVRAGFEKIIFIIKPEIEEDFKQRIGNRIAEKVEVEYVYQKLDDLPEGFVVPEGRNKPWGTGHAILSCRNVIQGPFAVINADDYYGKQAFSMIYETLVSTEDSEKFQYSMVGYLLENTLTEHGHVARGVCSVDMEGRLREIVERVHIEKQGNSAIYTEDDGKTWEELPASSIVSMNLWGFHKSILPVLEEKFTEFLQNGAVLNPLKAEYFLPSVVGELIREEKAEVKVLESRDKWYGVTYKEDKEAVMRAIQNLKDTGIYPEKLWI; this is encoded by the coding sequence ATTATGATAAAACCGGTTTTGGTAATTATGGCAGCAGGAATGGGGAGCAGATACGGCGGGCTAAAACAGATTGACCCTATTGACAGCCAGGGAAACCTGATTATTGATTTTTCAATTTATGATGCGGTAAGAGCGGGATTTGAGAAAATAATATTTATTATAAAGCCTGAGATTGAAGAGGATTTTAAGCAAAGAATCGGCAACCGTATTGCTGAAAAAGTGGAGGTGGAGTATGTCTACCAGAAGCTTGATGATCTGCCGGAAGGCTTTGTGGTACCGGAGGGCAGGAACAAACCCTGGGGCACCGGGCATGCAATACTTAGCTGCCGTAATGTGATTCAAGGCCCCTTTGCTGTAATCAATGCGGATGATTATTACGGAAAACAGGCATTTTCCATGATATATGAGACACTGGTTTCTACAGAAGATTCAGAGAAGTTCCAGTATTCCATGGTAGGATACTTATTAGAAAATACGTTAACGGAGCATGGACATGTTGCACGGGGTGTGTGCAGCGTGGACATGGAGGGCAGACTGAGAGAAATAGTAGAAAGAGTACATATTGAAAAACAGGGTAACAGTGCGATCTATACAGAAGACGATGGAAAGACCTGGGAAGAACTTCCGGCTTCCAGTATTGTATCCATGAATCTTTGGGGATTTCATAAAAGCATTCTTCCAGTTTTAGAGGAGAAATTCACGGAATTTTTGCAGAATGGTGCGGTGCTTAATCCTTTGAAGGCCGAATATTTTCTGCCCAGCGTTGTCGGAGAATTGATAAGGGAAGAGAAAGCGGAAGTAAAAGTGCTGGAGTCCAGGGATAAATGGTATGGTGTAACTTATAAGGAAGACAAGGAAGCAGTAATGAGAGCAATACAGAACCTGAAAGATACAGGAATATATCCGGAGAAGCTCTGGATTTAA
- a CDS encoding ABC transporter substrate-binding protein: protein MKRLFILAAAVIMAIGLLGGCNSKNDAKDSGKMKTVTILYPGDESDRMSEFMSNEFAQKMKEDLGIKVEMVYTPWDQYWEQKDIMLAAQEPIDLYWDGLPDLATIVNKKQATVLNDLIDKYGQNMLKVLPKEQLEGSTINGKIYGIPSAYAPSSGMYQMVCVRQDILEACGMTEIKTAEDLKAFAEKAKELFPEMKGPADPIFKPLTRYFGDEQLTWCANEDSVVYGEKTNKVYDYYETDAFKKVAQYNRQMYNEGLYTDDLTTKYNERDSRMQTGLYLWVEGSLGKENEIIDSVKANAPDARLKTYILKPEEPRYIIATGGEVLCIPETAPNPEGAMKFVNWLYSSQDNYLMALYGVKDKDYQIVDGRIKKLVNDEFFYEWMFRNKNYQLFAPSIDQSYIDTYEKWDNEAITSNMLGFRFNNEKVKVLEAAIKEVAGKQMAPILYGFVDYDTEYPKALDALKKAGIDEYVAEVQKQMDEFQAAKNK from the coding sequence ATGAAAAGACTATTTATACTAGCCGCTGCCGTTATTATGGCAATCGGCTTACTTGGGGGATGTAACAGTAAAAATGATGCAAAAGACTCTGGAAAGATGAAAACCGTAACAATTCTCTATCCCGGCGATGAAAGTGACAGAATGTCTGAATTTATGAGTAATGAATTCGCTCAGAAAATGAAAGAGGACCTGGGGATTAAGGTGGAGATGGTTTATACACCTTGGGATCAGTACTGGGAACAGAAGGATATCATGCTTGCTGCCCAGGAACCGATTGACTTGTATTGGGATGGACTTCCTGATCTTGCTACTATTGTAAATAAGAAGCAAGCAACGGTACTTAATGACTTAATTGACAAATACGGGCAGAATATGCTCAAGGTACTTCCGAAAGAACAGCTGGAAGGCTCAACCATTAACGGGAAGATTTATGGAATTCCTTCTGCTTATGCACCTTCCTCCGGTATGTACCAGATGGTATGTGTTCGCCAGGATATTCTGGAAGCCTGCGGCATGACTGAGATTAAGACAGCTGAAGACCTGAAGGCTTTTGCGGAGAAGGCAAAAGAGTTATTTCCTGAAATGAAAGGCCCGGCAGATCCAATCTTTAAACCTCTGACCAGATATTTCGGAGATGAGCAGCTTACCTGGTGTGCCAATGAAGACAGTGTAGTTTATGGAGAAAAAACAAACAAGGTATATGATTACTATGAAACAGATGCTTTTAAGAAAGTAGCCCAATACAACCGTCAGATGTACAATGAGGGCCTGTATACCGATGATCTGACCACCAAGTACAATGAAAGAGATTCCCGTATGCAGACCGGTTTGTATCTGTGGGTAGAAGGTTCTTTAGGCAAGGAAAATGAGATTATCGACAGCGTAAAGGCAAATGCTCCCGATGCCAGATTAAAGACCTATATTCTGAAGCCGGAGGAACCGCGTTACATTATTGCAACCGGCGGCGAAGTACTTTGCATACCGGAGACAGCACCGAATCCGGAAGGGGCAATGAAATTTGTAAACTGGCTGTACTCATCCCAGGATAATTATCTCATGGCTTTGTATGGTGTAAAGGACAAAGATTATCAAATCGTTGACGGTAGAATCAAGAAACTGGTAAATGATGAATTCTTCTATGAATGGATGTTCCGCAATAAGAACTATCAGTTATTTGCTCCTAGCATAGACCAGAGCTATATTGATACTTATGAAAAATGGGATAACGAGGCTATCACCTCTAATATGCTTGGCTTCCGTTTTAATAACGAAAAGGTAAAGGTACTGGAAGCAGCAATTAAAGAAGTGGCAGGAAAGCAGATGGCACCGATACTCTATGGATTCGTAGATTATGATACAGAGTACCCTAAGGCCCTGGATGCATTGAAAAAAGCCGGTATTGATGAATATGTGGCAGAAGTTCAAAAGCAGATGGATGAGTTCCAGGCTGCAAAGAATAAATAA